In Deltaproteobacteria bacterium, one genomic interval encodes:
- a CDS encoding helix-turn-helix domain-containing protein: MPMPGLVTEHEASVILGLSVRTLQKWRLQGNGPRFVKLGHAVRYDPAELEHYIDSARRRSTSDAGSGQGDGQTLHQRA; the protein is encoded by the coding sequence ATGCCTATGCCGGGACTGGTCACAGAGCACGAGGCCTCGGTGATCTTGGGCCTCAGCGTGCGGACGCTCCAGAAATGGAGGCTTCAGGGCAACGGGCCGCGGTTCGTGAAGCTCGGCCACGCTGTCCGCTACGACCCGGCTGAGCTCGAGCACTACATCGACAGTGCGCGACGGCGCTCGACTTCCGACGCTGGATCGGGCCAAGGCGACGGTCAAACTCTCCACCAGCGGGCCTGA
- the traF gene encoding conjugative transfer signal peptidase TraF, whose product MLTTAAMHGTSSLGLRFNWTFSAPVGIYREIPGPSRCGDLALLCLPSDLESLGRARRYLSAGNCGRGSSPVLKQVVALPGDEVEVQQNFFAVNGRMLDRSELREVDSLGRPLAHVPLGHRKVPDGEAWVLGIHRDRSWDSRYFGPIPIESIVVRVEPLLVFGRSD is encoded by the coding sequence TTGCTGACGACCGCGGCCATGCACGGAACCTCGTCGTTGGGCCTTCGCTTCAACTGGACCTTCTCCGCGCCGGTTGGTATCTACCGCGAAATCCCCGGCCCGTCCCGGTGCGGCGACCTCGCGCTTCTGTGCTTGCCGTCCGATCTAGAAAGCTTGGGGCGCGCGCGCCGCTACCTCTCGGCGGGCAACTGTGGACGCGGAAGCAGCCCGGTCCTCAAGCAGGTCGTCGCACTGCCGGGCGATGAGGTGGAGGTACAGCAGAACTTCTTCGCCGTGAACGGTCGGATGCTCGACCGCTCAGAGCTTCGCGAAGTGGACAGTCTCGGGCGACCGCTCGCGCACGTTCCGCTCGGACATCGCAAGGTGCCGGACGGCGAGGCATGGGTTCTCGGGATCCACCGAGATCGCAGCTGGGACAGTCGCTACTTCGGCCCCATTCCGATCGAGAGCATCGTCGTACGCGTCGAACCGCTCCTCGTCTTTGGACGGAGCGACTGA
- a CDS encoding DUF3363 domain-containing protein → MRDDVELPDRLDAWQKARDQRLWKMVVSPEAGDRVDLREHARRLVMQVEADLGTKLQWAAIDHHDTDHPHVHIVVRGVDEKGKPLLISRDYVRSGIRVRSQELLTRTLGHRHELDRKREREQAIHAQRVTEIDRSLLGRAGPDGVISFEDPPSASAASQERRLHDLRRLHYLERLGLAERIDSKRWQLSPDIMPALRQIQVAGDIQKSLARSYALVTDRHAPLVFTRMEAGVEVTGRIAGAGLDEARDEPFLILEGTDGNRHLVPQSAEILRVREQGRLRPGSVVTLRARASGRGRGPQRTEIIEHGRLRDLRRTETGSTALDRDALRSIRQTGSLPPAIATGGRGFFRQWRSAVLARGRVLEREGLIRPIETGALGRTYEISEGAERMVEARMDDRGRIPTNLRELERSHGKEIELARARAGLAYRGELVAYATSDDGTSYAVLDTGRRLAAVPTDRRDLEVGHAVRARAQAVTDEESRERRRLAWVLDDIEHERDRGRGR, encoded by the coding sequence ATGCGAGACGACGTCGAGCTTCCCGACCGACTCGATGCCTGGCAGAAGGCAAGGGATCAACGCCTCTGGAAGATGGTGGTGTCGCCGGAGGCGGGTGACCGCGTCGATCTCCGCGAGCACGCGCGCCGTCTCGTGATGCAGGTGGAGGCCGACCTCGGAACCAAGCTGCAGTGGGCTGCGATCGACCACCACGACACGGATCATCCCCACGTACACATCGTCGTCCGTGGCGTCGACGAGAAGGGCAAGCCCCTCCTCATCTCTCGCGATTATGTGCGTTCAGGGATCCGGGTGCGTAGCCAAGAGCTCTTGACTCGAACCCTGGGCCACCGTCACGAACTCGATCGGAAACGCGAGCGGGAGCAGGCGATCCACGCTCAGAGGGTCACGGAGATAGACCGCTCTCTGCTCGGCAGAGCCGGTCCCGACGGGGTCATCTCGTTCGAGGACCCGCCGTCCGCCTCCGCGGCCAGTCAAGAGCGTCGCCTCCACGATCTACGACGACTTCACTATCTCGAAAGACTTGGCCTCGCCGAGAGGATCGACTCCAAGCGCTGGCAGCTTTCTCCTGACATCATGCCCGCCCTCCGGCAGATCCAGGTCGCTGGCGACATCCAGAAGAGCCTGGCCCGCTCGTACGCGCTCGTCACCGATCGTCACGCGCCACTCGTGTTCACGCGCATGGAGGCTGGCGTCGAGGTGACGGGGCGGATCGCTGGCGCCGGCCTGGACGAGGCTCGCGACGAGCCGTTCCTGATCCTGGAGGGGACTGACGGCAACCGCCACCTGGTGCCCCAGAGCGCCGAGATCCTTCGCGTGCGGGAGCAAGGCCGGCTGCGACCTGGCTCGGTCGTGACCCTTCGTGCTCGCGCTTCCGGTCGCGGCCGGGGCCCCCAGCGTACGGAAATCATCGAGCACGGACGCCTCCGGGATCTGCGGCGGACCGAGACCGGCAGCACGGCCCTGGATCGCGATGCACTTCGTTCCATCCGGCAGACCGGCTCGCTCCCGCCGGCGATCGCAACCGGCGGACGCGGCTTTTTTCGTCAATGGCGTTCGGCTGTGCTGGCCCGTGGCCGTGTCCTCGAGCGCGAGGGACTGATCCGGCCCATCGAGACCGGAGCGCTCGGACGAACCTACGAGATCTCGGAAGGAGCAGAGCGGATGGTCGAAGCCAGGATGGACGATCGCGGGCGCATACCGACGAACCTTCGCGAGCTCGAGCGCAGTCACGGGAAGGAGATCGAGCTTGCTCGGGCGCGAGCAGGCCTTGCCTACCGTGGCGAGCTCGTCGCGTATGCCACGAGCGACGACGGCACCTCCTACGCGGTTCTGGACACGGGACGACGACTCGCGGCAGTGCCGACCGACCGGCGGGACCTCGAGGTCGGCCACGCGGTGCGCGCGCGTGCGCAGGCCGTGACCGACGAAGAGAGCCGGGAGCGACGCCGCCTCGCCTGGGTCCTCGACGACATCGAGCATGAGCGTGACCGCGGCCGGGGACGCTGA
- a CDS encoding type IV secretory system conjugative DNA transfer family protein, translated as MARLLSQAPRYTERTLWMAGIPALGSRLVAATRLYRLPSSGERNTAAGIFLGSIASTLGCLVLIIWTGTQWAAWKLAYQPALGTPLYAPEPDERRLLFAAAAVAIALGLTALLHAPSRGWSPALFAAALAAGACWWGPIYAPWDFLLWELRYGSVPEAEAIWRTGHWLIGAPAHFVFLVGLVLAVRRARKLGGRTDSHGSARWADDKDVAGTGLLDAGGVYVGGWLQDGRTVPLRHDGPQHVLGFAPARSGKGVGWVIPSLLAWPDSVVVNDIKGENWALTAGWRQRGLGSVCLKFDPTCDDGSAARYNPLLEVRKGPKEIRDVQNIADILVDPDGNGSKDHWDLTAQEILAGTILHVLYAGRDKSLRGCLDFLTNPHRPIEEVLQEMIDTQHDPAGERNWCDAQTGKPTTTHPAVARAARSLLNKSENERSSVLSSATKFLSLYHDDVVAANTAACDFSIADLMHHDRPVSLYLTVPPSDLSRVRPLLRLLINQIGRRLTERMDFEDGRHAPRYRHRLLLMLDEFATLGRLDFFQTQLSYLPGYGVKAFLIVQDLSQLYAAYGREESIVSNCHVRVAYAPNKVETARLLSDMAGAMTVHKETRTYTGNRLNPVLMHVLASEQESHRLLLTPDEVMRLPEDAALVFVSNARPILGQKLRYYRDPDFAGRARVPAPPMSDRLTQRACPWEATADEFATVSTPTEPTPATPKPPTESVSADAPPPDAEALLAGNAGPAPEAGR; from the coding sequence ATGGCTCGGCTGCTGAGCCAGGCCCCGCGGTATACTGAGCGCACCCTCTGGATGGCCGGTATTCCCGCTCTTGGGAGCCGGCTCGTGGCCGCGACTCGTCTCTATCGCCTTCCCTCCTCCGGTGAGCGCAACACTGCCGCCGGCATCTTCCTCGGCTCGATCGCCAGCACGCTTGGCTGCCTCGTCCTGATCATCTGGACCGGGACGCAGTGGGCCGCCTGGAAGCTCGCCTACCAGCCCGCGCTCGGCACGCCCCTCTACGCACCCGAACCGGACGAACGCCGTTTGCTGTTCGCTGCAGCCGCCGTAGCCATCGCGCTCGGCCTTACCGCCCTGCTGCACGCGCCTAGTCGCGGCTGGTCCCCTGCCCTGTTCGCCGCCGCTCTGGCGGCCGGCGCCTGTTGGTGGGGACCGATCTACGCGCCGTGGGACTTCTTGCTCTGGGAACTGCGCTACGGCAGCGTGCCGGAGGCAGAGGCGATATGGCGCACCGGCCATTGGCTGATTGGCGCTCCCGCGCACTTCGTCTTCCTCGTCGGCCTGGTCCTGGCCGTACGGAGGGCGCGCAAGCTCGGCGGCCGAACGGATAGCCACGGCTCGGCGCGCTGGGCGGACGACAAGGATGTCGCGGGAACCGGCCTCCTCGACGCCGGCGGCGTCTACGTGGGTGGATGGCTGCAAGACGGCCGAACGGTCCCTCTGCGCCACGACGGACCGCAGCACGTCCTCGGATTCGCACCGGCGCGGTCGGGGAAGGGAGTCGGCTGGGTCATCCCGAGTCTCCTCGCCTGGCCGGACTCCGTCGTCGTGAACGACATCAAGGGTGAGAACTGGGCGCTCACCGCCGGCTGGCGGCAGCGCGGGCTCGGCAGCGTCTGCCTCAAGTTCGACCCCACCTGCGATGACGGATCGGCCGCCCGCTACAACCCGCTGCTCGAGGTCCGGAAGGGGCCGAAAGAGATCCGCGACGTCCAGAACATCGCGGACATCCTGGTCGATCCCGACGGCAACGGCTCGAAGGATCACTGGGACCTGACGGCGCAGGAGATCCTCGCCGGGACGATCCTGCACGTGCTCTACGCCGGACGCGACAAGTCGCTTCGCGGGTGTCTGGACTTCCTCACCAATCCACACCGTCCCATCGAGGAGGTGCTCCAGGAGATGATCGACACGCAGCACGACCCGGCCGGCGAGCGCAACTGGTGCGACGCCCAGACCGGGAAGCCCACCACGACCCATCCCGCGGTGGCCCGTGCGGCGCGGTCGCTGCTGAACAAGTCCGAGAACGAGCGATCGAGTGTGCTCTCCTCGGCCACGAAGTTCCTGAGCCTCTACCACGACGATGTCGTAGCGGCGAACACCGCGGCCTGCGATTTCTCGATCGCCGACCTCATGCACCACGATCGGCCGGTGAGCCTCTACCTCACCGTACCGCCCTCCGACCTGAGCCGGGTCCGTCCGCTCCTCCGCCTCCTCATCAACCAGATCGGCCGCCGACTGACCGAGCGGATGGACTTCGAGGATGGCCGGCACGCTCCCCGCTACCGGCATCGGCTCCTGCTCATGCTGGACGAGTTCGCGACGCTTGGGCGCCTGGACTTCTTCCAGACCCAGCTCTCGTACCTGCCCGGCTACGGCGTCAAAGCGTTCCTCATCGTGCAGGACCTCTCGCAGCTCTATGCAGCCTACGGGCGCGAGGAGAGCATCGTCTCCAACTGCCACGTCCGCGTCGCGTACGCACCCAACAAGGTCGAGACGGCGCGCCTCCTCTCGGACATGGCCGGAGCGATGACCGTCCACAAGGAGACCCGGACCTACACCGGCAACCGGCTCAACCCCGTGCTCATGCACGTACTCGCCTCGGAGCAGGAGTCGCACCGGCTGCTGCTCACCCCGGACGAGGTGATGCGCCTTCCGGAGGACGCTGCCCTGGTCTTCGTGTCCAACGCTCGGCCGATCCTCGGGCAGAAGCTCCGCTACTACCGCGACCCGGACTTTGCAGGGAGAGCGCGGGTTCCGGCGCCCCCGATGTCCGATCGTTTGACCCAGCGGGCCTGCCCTTGGGAAGCAACAGCCGACGAATTCGCGACCGTGAGCACGCCGACAGAGCCGACGCCCGCGACGCCCAAACCGCCCACCGAAAGTGTCTCCGCCGATGCTCCGCCGCCCGACGCCGAGGCTCTTCTCGCGGGCAACGCTGGGCCCGCTCCGGAGGCTGGCCGATGA
- a CDS encoding zincin-like metallopeptidase domain-containing protein has translation MKAYEVVIDRILDLLEAGTVPWQRPWNPAVGLPRNIRGTAYRGINLLVLGCQGYESPLWLTFRQVNQVGGRVRAGERGTPVLLWKWPERIADTEDAREPRRSAPLVRYYRVWNLLQIEGVEAPALVASPIVTVRTSADSVVSVMPAPPEIRHDGGARAFYRPSTDSIHLPPREAFRDAAGYQATLFHELVHSTGHPTRLARPAVTDGALFGDHAYSEEELVAEIGAAYLCAHVGIAERTLENSAAYVASWLRVLRDDRRLLLRAAQHAQRAVDHVLGMAPADGPREGS, from the coding sequence ATGAAGGCGTACGAAGTCGTGATCGATCGCATCCTCGACCTTCTCGAGGCCGGGACCGTGCCGTGGCAGCGGCCGTGGAACCCTGCTGTTGGGCTCCCGCGAAACATCCGCGGCACGGCCTATCGGGGCATCAACCTCCTCGTCCTCGGCTGCCAGGGCTACGAGTCGCCGCTCTGGCTCACCTTCCGCCAGGTGAACCAGGTCGGTGGTCGCGTGCGTGCCGGCGAGCGCGGGACGCCGGTGCTGCTCTGGAAGTGGCCCGAACGCATCGCCGACACCGAGGACGCCCGCGAGCCGCGCCGGTCGGCTCCCTTGGTGCGGTACTACCGCGTCTGGAACCTGCTCCAGATCGAGGGCGTCGAGGCGCCCGCGTTGGTGGCTTCGCCGATCGTGACCGTGCGCACCAGCGCCGACTCCGTCGTCTCGGTGATGCCGGCCCCGCCGGAGATCCGGCACGACGGTGGCGCGCGCGCCTTCTACCGGCCCTCCACGGACTCGATCCACCTGCCGCCCCGGGAGGCCTTCCGTGACGCTGCCGGCTACCAGGCGACGCTCTTCCACGAACTCGTCCACTCGACGGGCCACCCGACCCGCCTGGCGCGCCCCGCGGTGACCGACGGTGCCCTCTTCGGTGACCACGCCTACAGCGAGGAGGAGCTCGTGGCGGAGATCGGCGCCGCGTACCTCTGTGCCCACGTCGGGATCGCCGAGCGTACCCTCGAGAACAGCGCCGCCTACGTGGCGTCGTGGCTGCGGGTGCTTCGCGACGACCGACGGCTTCTCCTTCGCGCTGCCCAGCACGCGCAGCGGGCCGTCGATCATGTGCTCGGGATGGCCCCCGCCGATGGTCCCCGCGAGGGATCGTGA
- the radC gene encoding DNA repair protein RadC, translating to MASVEHENIHFIREVAVRYVGRSARIATSIRRPLEVVEFLRRVVRDDAREHFVALYLDGRHRPIAHQVVSIGTASASLVHPREVFQPAILVGACAVIVAHNHPSGDPSPSREDREITQRLAQAGALLGISLLDSVVFTRTGEFVALRERDATLFKHGADL from the coding sequence ATGGCCAGCGTCGAGCACGAGAACATCCACTTCATCCGCGAGGTCGCGGTCCGCTACGTCGGGCGCTCCGCCCGCATCGCCACCTCGATCCGGCGACCGCTCGAAGTCGTCGAGTTCCTGCGCCGGGTCGTGCGCGACGACGCGCGTGAGCACTTCGTGGCGCTCTACCTGGACGGTCGCCATCGGCCGATCGCGCACCAAGTCGTCTCGATTGGGACCGCGTCGGCGTCGCTCGTCCACCCGCGCGAGGTCTTCCAGCCGGCGATCCTCGTCGGTGCCTGCGCGGTGATCGTGGCGCACAACCACCCCTCGGGCGATCCCAGTCCGAGCCGCGAGGACCGCGAGATCACCCAGCGACTCGCCCAGGCGGGTGCGCTCCTCGGCATCTCGTTGCTCGACTCGGTGGTGTTCACGCGCACGGGCGAGTTCGTGGCGCTCCGCGAGCGCGACGCGACGCTCTTCAAGCACGGCGCGGATCTCTAG
- a CDS encoding SNF2-related protein yields the protein MSLLQDRRWKAKYDSDGRALVTEFFVPALECATRYDRTTGYFSAGVLTLAARGIEGLVRNDGRMRLVVGCTLEQAEAEAIERGEEARAVLEAQAKGLPLAAANEGERQALELLSWMVARGFLEVRIAIPCTKDRKPCAGTAIFHQKTGLIEDKTGDRIAFSGSLNETPSGWIHNWESFHVFKSWDGGLPHLVEEEESFARLWADKTERCRVLDVPQAMREDLLRFLPGDERLPERLREAATVAVPDAPTNPKPEPPPALAIEDLRSLVWSIVRDGPALPGLGDRVGEATSIVTPWPHQVRAFQRLYGSWPPRLLIADEVGLGKTIEAGLLLRQAWLAGRARRILVLAPKAVLRQWQIELREKFNLNWPIYDGQFLRWYACHANVGSDERKVSKDEWHREPYVLASSQLMRRADRARTLIEDAEPWDLVILDEAHHARRKGGGATKDRAPNQLLGLMQRLRAKTQGLVLLTATPMQVDPVEVWDLLDLLGLPPAWSEGAFLRFFERASHPNPSNDDLDAMANLFRASETAYGEPASDVIERCASALGGLSRRKILKALRSGAMMDLKQLGHEQRRAAIRLMIANTPVSRLVSRHTRELLRRYYEAGKISTRIAQRKVDDAFIDLSPAERQVYERVEHYIAHTYDAASAAERNAVGFVMTVYRRRLASSFAALAATLERRLQGMTASETSVEEDVADDDLDEAMDEEDALEIEAQVLALEEKDEIRALLANVKKLPRVDTKARELVKIVAALREASYEKLLVFTQFTDTLDFLREHLVAEGFEVLCFSGRGGELREKAGGWKRIERDEVKRLFRDGSAQILLCTDAAAEGLNFQFCGALVNYDMPWNPMRVEQRIGRIDRLGQRNETIAITNLHYADTVETDVYMALRQRIGLFTRFVGKLQPILAALPRNISEAVLGARDETQRQEMVRDLEERIRKQEEEGFDLDAATEADLDEPPRPPALYDLPALDRLIRRPDLLPAGCSAEQLGPGEYKLSMPGMRQGLRVTTSASFFEDHPGSAELWSPGSPLFPSPEDGGAGDSPPTERIRLLSEVLQSG from the coding sequence TTGAGTCTCCTCCAGGATCGGCGCTGGAAGGCGAAATACGACTCGGACGGGCGTGCGCTCGTCACGGAGTTCTTCGTGCCGGCCCTGGAGTGTGCGACGCGCTATGACCGGACAACAGGCTACTTCAGCGCTGGTGTCCTCACGCTCGCGGCGCGGGGCATCGAGGGCCTCGTTCGCAACGATGGGCGGATGCGCCTCGTCGTCGGCTGCACGCTCGAGCAGGCAGAGGCCGAAGCAATCGAGCGTGGCGAGGAAGCCCGCGCGGTCCTCGAGGCGCAGGCGAAAGGCTTGCCGCTCGCTGCGGCAAACGAGGGCGAGCGCCAAGCGCTCGAGCTGCTCTCCTGGATGGTGGCGCGTGGCTTCCTCGAGGTTCGCATCGCGATCCCCTGTACCAAGGACCGTAAGCCCTGCGCCGGCACCGCCATCTTCCACCAGAAGACTGGTCTGATAGAGGACAAGACCGGCGACCGAATCGCCTTCTCCGGGAGCCTCAACGAGACGCCCTCCGGATGGATCCACAATTGGGAGAGCTTCCACGTCTTCAAGAGCTGGGACGGGGGTCTCCCGCACCTCGTCGAGGAGGAGGAGAGCTTCGCGCGACTCTGGGCCGACAAGACCGAGCGCTGTCGCGTGCTCGACGTGCCGCAGGCGATGCGCGAGGATCTCCTGCGCTTCCTGCCCGGCGATGAGCGCCTGCCGGAGCGCCTGCGCGAAGCCGCGACCGTTGCCGTCCCCGACGCGCCAACGAATCCGAAGCCGGAGCCGCCGCCGGCGCTCGCGATCGAGGACCTGCGCAGCCTCGTGTGGTCGATCGTGCGCGATGGTCCAGCGCTCCCCGGCCTCGGAGACCGGGTCGGCGAGGCCACCTCGATCGTCACGCCGTGGCCGCATCAGGTTCGCGCGTTCCAGCGACTCTACGGGAGCTGGCCTCCGCGACTCCTCATCGCAGACGAGGTGGGCCTCGGCAAGACGATCGAGGCGGGGCTGCTCCTGCGCCAGGCGTGGCTCGCCGGCCGGGCGAGGCGGATCCTCGTCCTCGCTCCCAAGGCCGTCCTGCGCCAGTGGCAGATCGAGCTTCGCGAGAAGTTCAACCTCAACTGGCCGATCTACGACGGACAGTTCCTGCGCTGGTATGCCTGCCATGCGAACGTCGGCAGTGATGAGCGGAAGGTCTCGAAGGACGAGTGGCACCGCGAACCGTATGTCCTCGCGTCGAGCCAGCTCATGCGTCGCGCGGACCGTGCCCGCACGCTCATTGAGGACGCCGAGCCTTGGGATCTCGTGATCCTCGATGAGGCTCACCACGCGCGCCGCAAGGGAGGCGGCGCCACGAAGGACCGCGCGCCGAACCAGCTCCTCGGCCTCATGCAGCGCCTGAGGGCCAAGACCCAGGGTCTCGTCCTCCTCACTGCGACGCCGATGCAGGTGGATCCCGTCGAGGTCTGGGACCTCCTCGACCTGCTTGGGCTGCCGCCGGCCTGGAGCGAGGGCGCCTTCCTGCGCTTCTTCGAGCGCGCGAGCCATCCGAACCCGTCGAATGATGATCTCGACGCGATGGCGAATCTCTTCCGTGCATCCGAGACAGCCTACGGCGAGCCCGCATCCGACGTGATCGAGCGCTGTGCAAGCGCACTCGGGGGGCTTTCGCGCCGAAAGATACTGAAGGCGTTGCGTAGCGGTGCGATGATGGACCTCAAACAGCTCGGCCACGAGCAACGACGAGCGGCCATCCGCCTGATGATTGCGAACACGCCAGTGTCTCGGCTTGTCTCGCGCCACACTCGAGAGCTTCTCCGCCGATACTACGAGGCCGGCAAGATATCGACCCGCATCGCCCAGCGGAAGGTGGACGATGCCTTCATCGACCTGAGTCCCGCGGAGCGCCAGGTCTACGAGCGCGTCGAGCACTACATCGCGCACACCTACGACGCCGCCAGCGCTGCTGAGCGAAACGCGGTGGGCTTCGTGATGACCGTCTATCGGCGCCGATTGGCGAGCAGCTTCGCAGCGCTGGCCGCAACGCTCGAGCGGCGGTTGCAGGGAATGACCGCGTCCGAGACGAGCGTCGAGGAAGACGTCGCGGACGACGACCTCGACGAGGCGATGGACGAAGAGGACGCGCTCGAGATCGAGGCTCAGGTCCTCGCGCTCGAGGAGAAGGACGAGATCCGCGCTCTCCTCGCCAACGTCAAGAAGCTGCCGCGCGTGGACACCAAGGCTCGCGAACTCGTGAAGATCGTGGCTGCTCTGCGTGAGGCCAGCTACGAGAAATTGCTCGTCTTCACCCAGTTCACGGACACTCTCGACTTCCTCCGCGAGCACCTGGTCGCGGAGGGTTTCGAGGTGCTCTGCTTCTCAGGACGTGGCGGCGAGCTGCGCGAGAAGGCGGGCGGCTGGAAGCGGATCGAGCGCGACGAGGTGAAGCGCCTGTTCCGCGATGGGTCTGCCCAGATCCTGCTCTGCACCGATGCCGCTGCAGAGGGATTGAACTTTCAGTTCTGCGGGGCGCTCGTGAACTACGACATGCCGTGGAACCCGATGCGGGTCGAGCAGCGCATTGGCCGTATCGACCGCCTCGGCCAGCGCAACGAGACGATCGCCATCACCAACCTCCACTACGCAGACACGGTCGAGACGGATGTCTACATGGCGCTGCGGCAGCGCATCGGTCTGTTCACCAGGTTTGTCGGGAAGCTCCAGCCGATCCTGGCTGCTCTTCCGCGCAACATCAGCGAGGCCGTGCTCGGCGCGAGAGACGAGACCCAGCGCCAGGAGATGGTCCGGGATCTGGAGGAGCGGATCCGCAAGCAAGAGGAAGAAGGCTTCGACCTCGACGCCGCTACCGAGGCTGATCTCGATGAGCCCCCTCGTCCCCCTGCGCTCTATGACCTCCCTGCACTCGACAGGCTGATCCGGAGGCCCGACCTCCTGCCGGCTGGCTGCTCGGCCGAACAGCTGGGTCCGGGCGAGTACAAACTTTCCATGCCCGGAATGCGCCAGGGACTCCGCGTCACGACGAGCGCCTCCTTCTTCGAGGATCATCCAGGGAGCGCCGAGCTCTGGTCGCCTGGGAGCCCGCTATTCCCGAGTCCGGAGGATGGAGGGGCCGGGGATTCGCCCCCTACCGAGCGAATCCGGTTGCTATCCGAGGTTCTGCAATCCGGGTGA